A DNA window from Desulfomicrobium escambiense DSM 10707 contains the following coding sequences:
- a CDS encoding MauE/DoxX family redox-associated membrane protein encodes MNTASLARSTRIALALVFLAAAPQKILSPTDFAASISYYLILPDALINFTALTLPWLELVVAALLLCRVWMKPALFLANAMLVVFLAALVSARLRGIDLSCGCFTSGGVPSGDMTWYIVRDGLFLALGLAAALLQRGAPEGD; translated from the coding sequence ATGAACACGGCGTCCCTTGCCCGTTCCACGCGCATCGCCCTGGCCCTCGTCTTCCTGGCCGCTGCGCCGCAGAAGATCCTTTCGCCTACGGATTTTGCCGCAAGCATCAGCTACTACCTCATCCTGCCCGACGCGCTCATCAATTTCACGGCCCTGACCCTGCCCTGGCTGGAACTGGTCGTGGCCGCCCTGCTCTTGTGCCGGGTCTGGATGAAGCCCGCCCTCTTCCTGGCCAACGCCATGCTCGTCGTGTTCCTGGCGGCACTCGTCAGCGCCCGCCTGCGCGGCATCGACCTGTCCTGCGGGTGCTTCACGTCCGGAGGCGTGCCTTCTGGCGACATGACGTGGTACATCGTGCGCGACGGTCTCTTCCTGGCCCTGGGCCTGGCCGCGGCCCTGCTGCAGCGGGGAGCGCCCGAGGGCGACTAG
- a CDS encoding rhodanese-like domain-containing protein, which produces MKASTRFVLQTLVAVGLSVGLGLAFNASRPVSLPLVEARKAPAAPVSQAPAAQNQTTPTDADSLAENASAAQPASAETTAETMPGAGNSTPAENVGADSSTPADTGNASQDFTPTDNATVPAAEVGHAAPAGGEISLQDAAAIFSAGQAVFVDARDAETYAEGHVQGALSLPLHAFEQNFPSVRERLKGKTVITYCDGERCSLSSDLADALRAQGIENVHELLNGWTLWQEQGLPTATGRNPEHDGGQS; this is translated from the coding sequence ATGAAAGCATCCACACGTTTCGTCCTCCAGACCCTGGTCGCCGTCGGCCTGTCCGTGGGCCTCGGGCTGGCCTTCAACGCCTCACGGCCCGTCAGTCTGCCGCTGGTCGAGGCCAGAAAGGCACCGGCCGCCCCCGTCTCCCAGGCTCCCGCGGCACAGAACCAGACAACGCCGACGGACGCCGATTCCCTGGCGGAGAACGCATCCGCAGCCCAGCCGGCCTCCGCCGAAACAACGGCGGAAACGATGCCGGGAGCGGGCAACTCCACCCCCGCCGAGAACGTCGGCGCCGATTCCTCGACGCCCGCCGATACCGGCAACGCATCGCAAGATTTCACGCCCACCGACAACGCGACCGTTCCCGCGGCCGAAGTCGGCCATGCAGCCCCGGCCGGCGGAGAAATTTCATTGCAGGACGCCGCCGCGATCTTCTCCGCCGGACAGGCCGTGTTCGTCGATGCCCGGGACGCCGAGACATATGCCGAAGGCCATGTCCAGGGCGCCCTCTCCCTGCCCCTCCATGCTTTCGAACAGAATTTCCCCTCCGTCCGGGAACGTCTGAAGGGCAAGACGGTCATCACCTACTGCGACGGCGAACGCTGCAGCCTGAGCTCGGACTTGGCCGACGCTCTCCGGGCCCAGGGCATCGAAAACGTCCACGAACTGCTGAACGGCTGGACCCTGTGGCAGGAACAGGGCCTGCCCACGGCCACGGGGCGGAACCCTGAACACGACGGAGGTCAGTCATGA
- a CDS encoding response regulator has product MLKRLLARRVTQGSADGFDSDDVLANAPIGVYTSTLDGRFLAVNPAMAGMFGYDSPADMVRSITDIAAQIYFAPEDRDEFILRMESDGRLINYECRFKRRDGSTLWVSSNARAMRDKHGRVNLYQGFMTDITRRKAVEQALVESELQHRIIFEKSPLGMILFDSAGAIIDCNDVVVELMSSTRDRLIGFSAAHLESPIARAGLERALNGKPAFIEGEYTSVTGGATRVLRANFKPIQPGQSPTGAIATLEDISERSRMERAVRESEDLQRVLLDILPIGVVIVDGQTRAIERANEHVAALFGADPADLIGRCCHELLCPSARGKCPVCDQGMTLENSEREMLRADGSRLAILKTVKRVIIEGREKLLECFVDVSDRKKAEQRLNDFAQQMELKNLELDDARLRAEQAARDKSDFLSRMSHEIRTPLNGVIGMTGLLMDTRLDETQRRYVRTLKSSGESLLAVVNDILDLSRIESGRLELESLDFDLRPLLDDVASMLAVKAAESGIEFICSADPDVPEHFSGEPALLRQVITNLAGNAIKFTPEGEVEVRVSLAHAASPQDAEPITLLFAVRDTGIGIPEDMRERLFEDYTQADASIARRFGGTGLGLSISKKLVELMGGEIGVQSVLGRGSTFWFTVRLEASTAAGARALDPGGLEGLRVLVVDDNVTNREILMARFSAWGMRPDEAEGGPGALDKLARAATAGDPFRLAVLDHCMPVMDGESLGRAIHADDRFRHTRTLLMTSLGQRGDAKRFREAGFSGYLCKPVLHGELKTCLNIVMGRGAEPAFVTRHVAREAVRRVIPNFSDRNARILLVEDNVTNQQVALGILSNMGIKADAAENGSLALVTLSRTAYDLVLMDVQMPVMDGFQCTRLIRDHAGPALDHDVPIIAMTAHAQTGFKEKCLEAGMNDYVPKPIALTALAEALQAWLPGGEGRRQVSREAPAAEDARQAVWDRQAFMARILDDEDLARDIVGGFRADAARRLDIMRRALSQGDFDLLASQAHSIKGASANLGADRLRETAMTLETVAATGRVNSCRDGLDALSEALDTLLGEFHRTMPEGGRPHGGE; this is encoded by the coding sequence ATGCTCAAAAGACTCCTCGCCCGCCGCGTCACGCAAGGCTCCGCCGACGGCTTCGACAGCGACGACGTCCTGGCCAACGCCCCCATCGGCGTCTACACGTCGACCCTGGACGGCCGCTTCCTGGCCGTCAACCCGGCCATGGCCGGCATGTTCGGCTACGACTCTCCGGCGGACATGGTCCGATCCATCACGGACATCGCCGCGCAGATCTATTTCGCCCCCGAAGATCGGGACGAGTTCATCCTCAGGATGGAGTCCGACGGCCGGCTCATCAATTACGAATGCCGATTCAAACGCCGCGACGGTTCGACCCTCTGGGTTTCGAGCAACGCCAGGGCCATGCGCGACAAGCACGGCCGTGTGAACCTCTACCAGGGGTTCATGACCGACATCACCCGCCGCAAGGCCGTGGAGCAGGCCCTGGTCGAAAGCGAGCTGCAACACCGCATCATCTTCGAGAAATCGCCGCTGGGCATGATCCTGTTCGACAGCGCAGGCGCCATCATCGACTGCAACGACGTGGTCGTGGAACTCATGTCCTCAACCCGCGACCGACTGATCGGCTTCAGCGCCGCCCATCTGGAATCCCCCATCGCACGCGCCGGACTGGAGCGGGCCCTGAACGGCAAGCCGGCGTTCATCGAGGGGGAGTACACGTCCGTGACCGGCGGGGCGACACGGGTTCTGCGCGCCAACTTCAAACCCATCCAGCCCGGACAGTCCCCAACGGGCGCCATCGCGACCCTGGAGGACATCTCGGAACGCTCCCGGATGGAACGGGCCGTGCGCGAGAGCGAAGACCTGCAGCGCGTCCTGCTGGACATCCTGCCCATCGGCGTGGTCATCGTCGACGGCCAGACGCGGGCCATCGAGCGCGCCAACGAACACGTGGCCGCCCTTTTCGGCGCCGATCCCGCGGACCTGATCGGCCGCTGCTGCCACGAACTGCTCTGCCCGTCGGCCAGGGGAAAATGCCCCGTCTGCGACCAGGGCATGACGCTGGAGAACTCGGAACGAGAAATGCTCCGGGCCGACGGCAGCCGGCTGGCCATCCTGAAGACCGTCAAGCGCGTCATCATCGAAGGCCGGGAAAAGCTGCTGGAATGCTTCGTCGACGTGTCCGACCGCAAGAAGGCCGAGCAAAGGCTCAACGACTTCGCCCAGCAGATGGAGCTCAAGAACCTGGAACTCGACGACGCCCGGCTGCGGGCCGAGCAGGCCGCGCGCGACAAAAGCGATTTCCTGTCCCGCATGAGCCACGAGATCCGCACGCCCTTGAACGGCGTCATCGGCATGACGGGACTGCTCATGGACACGCGGCTGGACGAGACGCAGCGCCGCTACGTACGCACCCTGAAATCCAGCGGGGAATCCCTCTTGGCCGTGGTCAACGACATCCTGGACCTTTCCAGGATCGAATCCGGCCGCCTCGAACTTGAGAGCCTGGACTTCGATCTGCGCCCGCTCCTCGACGACGTGGCCTCCATGCTCGCCGTGAAGGCGGCGGAAAGCGGCATCGAGTTCATCTGCTCCGCCGACCCGGACGTCCCGGAGCACTTCAGCGGCGAGCCCGCCCTGCTGCGCCAGGTCATCACCAACCTCGCGGGCAACGCCATCAAGTTCACCCCCGAGGGCGAGGTCGAGGTCCGCGTCTCCCTGGCCCACGCCGCGAGCCCGCAGGACGCCGAGCCCATCACCCTGCTCTTCGCCGTCCGCGACACGGGCATCGGCATCCCCGAAGACATGCGGGAGCGCCTGTTCGAGGACTACACCCAGGCGGACGCATCCATCGCCAGACGTTTCGGCGGCACCGGACTGGGCCTGTCCATCTCGAAGAAACTCGTCGAACTCATGGGCGGCGAGATCGGCGTACAGAGCGTCCTGGGCCGGGGCTCCACCTTCTGGTTCACCGTCCGGCTCGAAGCATCCACTGCGGCGGGAGCCAGAGCCCTCGATCCCGGCGGACTCGAAGGGCTGCGGGTGCTGGTCGTGGACGACAACGTCACCAACCGCGAAATTCTCATGGCCCGCTTTTCGGCCTGGGGCATGCGCCCCGACGAGGCCGAGGGCGGACCGGGCGCCCTGGACAAGCTGGCCCGGGCCGCCACGGCGGGGGACCCCTTCCGCTTGGCCGTGCTCGACCACTGCATGCCGGTCATGGATGGGGAATCCCTGGGGCGGGCCATCCATGCCGACGACAGGTTCCGGCACACCCGCACGCTGCTCATGACTTCCCTGGGCCAGCGCGGCGACGCCAAACGCTTCCGCGAGGCGGGCTTCTCCGGCTACCTGTGCAAGCCTGTCCTGCACGGCGAACTGAAGACCTGCCTGAACATCGTCATGGGCAGGGGAGCGGAGCCGGCCTTCGTCACCCGGCATGTGGCGCGGGAAGCGGTCAGGCGGGTCATCCCGAATTTCTCGGACCGCAATGCCCGCATCCTCTTGGTGGAGGACAATGTGACCAACCAGCAGGTCGCCCTGGGCATCCTGTCGAACATGGGCATCAAGGCCGACGCCGCGGAGAACGGGTCCCTGGCCCTGGTGACGCTATCCCGCACGGCCTACGACCTCGTGCTCATGGACGTGCAGATGCCGGTCATGGACGGCTTCCAGTGCACGCGCCTCATCCGCGACCACGCAGGCCCCGCCCTCGACCATGACGTGCCGATCATCGCCATGACGGCCCACGCCCAGACGGGTTTCAAGGAGAAATGCCTCGAAGCGGGGATGAACGACTACGTGCCCAAGCCCATCGCCCTCACGGCTCTGGCCGAGGCGCTGCAGGCCTGGCTACCGGGCGGGGAGGGCCGCAGGCAGGTTTCGCGCGAGGCCCCGGCCGCGGAAGACGCGCGGCAGGCCGTCTGGGACAGGCAGGCCTTCATGGCCCGCATCCTGGACGACGAGGACCTGGCCCGCGACATCGTCGGCGGGTTCCGCGCCGATGCCGCGCGGCGCCTGGACATCATGCGCCGGGCCCTGTCGCAGGGAGATTTCGATCTTCTGGCTTCCCAGGCCCACAGCATCAAGGGTGCCTCGGCCAACCTGGGTGCGGACAGACTGCGCGAAACGGCCATGACCCTGGAAACCGTCGCGGCCACCGGACGGGTGAACTCGTGCCGGGACGGCCTGGACGCGCTGTCCGAGGCCCTGGACACGCTGCTGGGAGAATTCCATCGCACGATGCCCGAGGGGGGCCGTCCGCACGGGGGAGAGTGA
- a CDS encoding CheR family methyltransferase, with protein sequence MYDASGQNAPLMTDRELKQFSEFIYSELGIKITQAKKTMLQARLQRRLRTLNMRSYGQYLEYLQSLKGLEVELPQMVDAVTTNTTSFFREPRHFEFLSQTILPQWQKKNAGRVFTVWNAGCSSGEEPYTTAMTLMDYHERVSPLRFSIVATDISTDILHKAARAVYEEEKIATIPVEFRRKYLLRSKDKNMRMVRIAPELRETVSFRRLNFMDNFQFREKMDLIFCRNVMIYFDKKTQNELVQKFCNHLEPGGHLFIGHSESLAGTGLPLQQLAPATYVRI encoded by the coding sequence ATGTACGACGCAAGCGGCCAGAACGCCCCCCTGATGACGGACCGGGAACTGAAGCAGTTCAGCGAGTTCATCTATTCGGAACTGGGCATCAAGATCACCCAGGCCAAGAAGACCATGCTCCAGGCCAGGTTGCAGCGCCGCCTACGCACCCTGAACATGCGCTCCTACGGACAGTACCTGGAGTACCTACAGTCCCTCAAAGGGCTCGAGGTGGAGTTGCCCCAGATGGTCGACGCCGTGACCACCAACACCACGAGCTTCTTCCGCGAGCCCAGGCACTTCGAATTCCTGTCCCAGACGATTCTGCCCCAGTGGCAGAAAAAAAACGCCGGACGGGTCTTCACCGTCTGGAACGCCGGCTGCTCGTCGGGCGAGGAGCCCTATACCACGGCCATGACCCTCATGGACTATCACGAGCGGGTCAGTCCCCTGCGCTTCTCCATCGTGGCCACGGACATCTCCACCGACATCCTGCACAAGGCCGCCAGGGCCGTCTACGAAGAGGAGAAGATCGCCACCATCCCGGTGGAATTCCGCCGCAAGTACCTGCTGCGCAGCAAGGACAAGAACATGCGGATGGTGCGCATCGCGCCGGAACTGCGCGAGACGGTCAGCTTCCGGCGTCTGAACTTCATGGACAATTTCCAGTTCCGGGAGAAGATGGACCTCATCTTCTGCCGCAACGTGATGATCTATTTCGACAAGAAGACCCAGAACGAGCTGGTGCAGAAGTTCTGCAACCACCTCGAACCCGGCGGACACCTCTTCATCGGCCACTCGGAAAGCCTGGCCGGGACGGGCCTGCCGCTGCAGCAGCTGGCGCCGGCCACCTACGTCCGCATCTAG